Within the Acidimicrobiales bacterium genome, the region CCACGAGATCGGGCGGGCCCAGGGCGTGCAGGCGCTGGCGGCGGGGCTCGAGCCGGACGTGGCAATGAACCCGATCCTGCTCAAGCCCACGAGCGACACCGGCAGCCAGGTCGTGCTGAACGGCCGGCCGATGGCGGACCTGACGGCGCGCCAGTACCACGAACGCCAGCCCCGCCTGCTCGACGCGGTTCTCGCGTCCCTCGCCGATCTCCGCGCCCGCTTCGACGTGGTGGTGGCCGAGGGGGCGGGAAGCCCGGCCGAGATCAACCTCCTCGACCACGACATCGTGAACCTGCGCGTGGCGCACGAGGCGGGGCTGCCCGCGCTGGTGGTGGGGGACATCCACAAAGGAGGCGTGTTCGCCGCCCTGTACGGGACGGTGGCCCTGCTGCCCGACCACTACCGCCGTCTGGTGCGCGGCTTCGTGATCAACAAGTTCCGCGGCGACCCGACCCTGCTCGGGGACGGGCCGGCCCAGCTGGAGGCGCGCTGCGGCGTGCCGACGCTCGGGGTGCTGCCGTGGGTCGAGGGCATCGGTCTCGACGCCGAGGACTCCCTCGCGCTGGCCTCGTGGCCACCGGCCGAGAGCGCCGGCGCAACCGGGTCGGGTGGCGGGTGCGCGCGCGCCGTGATCGACGTGGCGGTCGTGCGGCTGCCCCACCTGGCCAACTTCACCGACTTCGACCCGCTGGCCCTCGAGGCGGCGGCGCGCGTCCGCCTGGCGCATGACCCGGGGGACGTGGCGGGCGCCGACCTGGTGGTGATCCCGGGGACCAAGGCCACCGTGCGCGACCTCGAGTGGATGCGGCGGCGGGGCTTCGTGGCCGCCCTCGAGGCGGCGCGCGCCGCGGGCGCCACCGTCCTCGGCGTGTGCGGCGGCTACCAGATGCTCGGGCGGGTGATCCACGACGACGTCGAGTCGCGGGCCGGAACCGTTCCCGCTCTGGGGTGGCTGGACGTGGAGACCGAGTTCGGGTCCGAGAAGGTGACCGCCCGCCGCCGGGGCCGCGCCCTCGGCCAGCCGGTCACCGGGTACCAGATCCACCACGGCCGCGTGGTGCCGGACGAGGGGGCCGGGCCGTGGATCACCCTGGAGGGCCAGCGGGGCGGGGGGGGCGAAGGGGCAGCCTCGCCCGACGGGGGGGTGCTGGGCACGTCGTTGCACGGCCTGTTCGAGGAGGACGGGTTCCGGGCCGCCTTCCTCGCCGGCGTCGCGGCGCGGCGGGGGGTCGACTTCCCCGGTTCGTCGGTGTCGTTCTCCGCCGCCCGGCAGGACCGGTTCGACCGGCTGGCCGATCTGATCGAGACCCACCTCGACGTGGAGCGGCTCCTCGCCATCGTCGACGGGTCGTAACCTTCGGGTCATGACCGCGGCGACCGGAGGGGAGCCGGCCCGGCCCCGCATCGAGCGGGTCGAGGCCGACCACGGCGGGCTCCGGGGACAGGTGCGGGTGACGCTGTCACTCGGCGGGCGCGAGGAGGTCGGCGCCGCCGAGGGACCCGGACCGCCCAGCGCCCTGGTCCGGCTGACGGCCCAGGCCACCCTGCAGGCGGTGCTGAAGCTCCAGTCCGGCCTCCCGGACGTCGAGGTCGACGCCACCGGCGTGACGACCATCGGGGACCACCAGGTGGCGGCGGTGGCGATCAAGGTGGCGGCCCGGGGCCGGGAGCAGGTCCTGGTGGGCTCGGCCCGGGTCGGGGAGGCCGGGCCCTACGACGCGGTGGCCCGCGCCGCTCTGGACGCCACCAACCGCCGCCTCCCCGCCCTGCTCGAGCAGCGCTGAGCGGCGCTCAGGCGCCGGCCGTCCCGCCCGTCGCTGCGGTGGCGGCCAGCGGCAGCGAGAAGCGAAGCAGGTCCGGCCCCGGCACGCTCGCACCAGCTGCGGCCCCCCTGGCCGGCGACGAGCTCGCGCACGATGTGGAGACCCAGGCCGCTGCCTCCCCCCGGGCCCTTCACGAACCGGTCGAACAACCGGACCACCATGGCCGCGGGCACGCCGGGACCCGCGTCGCACACCCGGATCTCGGCCTCACCGTCGAGCGACACCGCCTCGATCTCGACCGGCGGGCGCCCGTGACGGTGACGGCGTTCACCTGGTCGGAGAGCTCGGCCACCACCTCCGTCACCGCCGCAGCGAGGGGGACGTCCTCCAGCCGGAAGTCGAACGACCGCGCCTCGAGGCGCGACACGATCATCAGGTCGTCGAGGAGGCGGCGCATCCGCCGCCCGCCGCGCAGGATGCTCTCCAGGCTCTCGGCGCGCTCGGCGGCGTCGAGCTCGTCCCGGTAGTCGCGCAGGATCTCCGCACCCGTGATGGCGGTGATCGGGCCGCGCAATTCGTGGGCGGTCAGGGCTAGGAACTGGGCGGTCTGCTCGGCGTCGGCGCGCAGTTGGTCGTTGGCGTCGGGCTCGACGACGACGCGCTCGCGGGCTTCGTCGTCGGTCCGCTCGCCGGTCACCGCCGGCAACCTACCCAGAGGGGCTTCCCGGGTCTTCCGGTCGGGGAAAACGGGGCGCTGTGTAACCTCCGGCGATGCCGGTTACGGTCCTCCTCGTCGATGACGTGGCGGAGCTGCGGGCCGTGATCCGCCAGGCGCTGCGGCTGCGGGGCGGCTTCGACGTGCTGGGAGAGGCGGGAGACGGGGCCGAAGCCGTTCGGGCGGCACGCCGGCTGCAGCCCGACGTGGTGGTCCTCGACCTCGGGCTGTCGGACCTCGCCGGCCAGGAGCTGGTGGGGAGCCTCCGCGACGCCGCTCCTGACGCCCAGGTGGTCGTGTACACGGGATCGGTCGCGAGCGATCCCATCGACGTGACCACCCAGGTCGAGGGCTTCGTGCACAAGGACCAGGACGTCGGTTACCTGATCGACCTCCTGGCCGACCTGGGGCGGCGGGATCACCGGGCCGCCAGCATCGAGCTGGGCCCGGACCCGCGCGACGTCGGGCGGGGCCGGCGGTTC harbors:
- a CDS encoding response regulator, producing the protein MPVTVLLVDDVAELRAVIRQALRLRGGFDVLGEAGDGAEAVRAARRLQPDVVVLDLGLSDLAGQELVGSLRDAAPDAQVVVYTGSVASDPIDVTTQVEGFVHKDQDVGYLIDLLADLGRRDHRAASIELGPDPRDVGRGRRFLGEQCRRWGCEDITDDALLVATELVTNAFVHAGSHCRLSVRLAAGVLRLEVRDHGPGVPDPRATVGTDESGRGLLLVSGLCSAWGVDATGPGKVVWAELASPEERGRQEGPGAAASGGGPLLTGPRR
- a CDS encoding histidine kinase dimerization/phospho-acceptor domain-containing protein, with the translated sequence MTGERTDDEARERVVVEPDANDQLRADAEQTAQFLALTAHELRGPITAITGAEILRDYRDELDAAERAESLESILRGGRRMRRLLDDLMIVSRLEARSFDFRLEDVPLAAAVTEVVAELSDQVNAVTVTGARRSRSRRCRSTVRPRSGCATRVPACPRPWWSGCSTGS
- a CDS encoding cobyric acid synthase, translated to MKGGLMVCGTSSDAGKSVLVTGLCRLLARRGVAVAPFKAQNMSLNSYVTPSGHEIGRAQGVQALAAGLEPDVAMNPILLKPTSDTGSQVVLNGRPMADLTARQYHERQPRLLDAVLASLADLRARFDVVVAEGAGSPAEINLLDHDIVNLRVAHEAGLPALVVGDIHKGGVFAALYGTVALLPDHYRRLVRGFVINKFRGDPTLLGDGPAQLEARCGVPTLGVLPWVEGIGLDAEDSLALASWPPAESAGATGSGGGCARAVIDVAVVRLPHLANFTDFDPLALEAAARVRLAHDPGDVAGADLVVIPGTKATVRDLEWMRRRGFVAALEAARAAGATVLGVCGGYQMLGRVIHDDVESRAGTVPALGWLDVETEFGSEKVTARRRGRALGQPVTGYQIHHGRVVPDEGAGPWITLEGQRGGGGEGAASPDGGVLGTSLHGLFEEDGFRAAFLAGVAARRGVDFPGSSVSFSAARQDRFDRLADLIETHLDVERLLAIVDGS